In Enterobacter pseudoroggenkampii, one genomic interval encodes:
- the ettA gene encoding energy-dependent translational throttle protein EttA gives MAQFVYTMHRVGKVVPPKRHILKNISLSFFPGAKIGVLGLNGAGKSTLLRIMAGIDTDIEGEARPQPGIKIGYLPQEPQLNPEHTVRESVEEAVSEVVNALKGLDEVYAKYAEPDADFDKLAAQQGKYEEIIQAHDGHNLNVQLERAADALRLPDWDAKIANLSGGERRRVALCRLLLEKPDMLLLDEPTNHLDAESVAWLERFLHDFEGTVVAITHDRYFLDNVAGWILELDRGEGIPWEGNYSSWLEQKDQRLAQEASQEAARRKSIEKELEWVRQGAKGRQSKGKARLARFEELNNTEYQKRNETNELFIPPGARLGDKVVEVSNLRKSYGDRLLIDDLSFSVPKGAIVGIIGPNGAGKSTLFRMMSGQEQPDSGSITLGETVKLASVDQFRDAMDNSKTVWEEVSGGLDIMRIGNTEMPSRAYVGRFNFKGTDQGKRVGELSGGERGRLHLAKLLQVGGNVLLLDEPTNDLDIETLRALENALLEFPGCAMVISHDRWFLDRIATHILDYQDEGKVEFFEGNFTEYEEYKKRTLGADALEPKRIKYKRIAK, from the coding sequence GTGGCTCAATTCGTTTATACCATGCATCGTGTCGGCAAAGTTGTCCCGCCGAAACGTCATATTCTTAAAAATATCTCGCTGAGCTTCTTCCCGGGCGCAAAAATCGGTGTTCTGGGTCTCAACGGTGCCGGTAAGTCCACCCTGCTGCGCATCATGGCCGGCATTGATACAGACATCGAAGGTGAAGCCCGTCCGCAGCCTGGCATCAAGATCGGCTACCTGCCGCAGGAACCTCAGCTGAATCCGGAACACACCGTGCGTGAGTCCGTTGAAGAAGCGGTTTCCGAAGTGGTTAACGCCCTGAAAGGTCTGGATGAAGTGTATGCCAAATACGCCGAGCCGGATGCGGACTTCGACAAGCTGGCCGCGCAGCAGGGCAAGTATGAAGAGATTATCCAGGCGCACGACGGTCACAACCTGAACGTGCAGCTGGAGCGCGCGGCTGATGCCCTGCGTCTGCCGGACTGGGATGCGAAAATCGCGAACCTCTCCGGTGGTGAACGCCGCCGCGTGGCGCTGTGCCGCCTGCTGCTGGAAAAACCAGACATGCTGCTGCTCGACGAACCGACCAACCACCTGGATGCGGAATCCGTGGCGTGGCTGGAGCGCTTCCTGCACGACTTCGAAGGCACCGTTGTGGCGATCACCCACGACCGTTACTTCCTCGATAACGTCGCCGGCTGGATCCTGGAGCTGGACCGCGGCGAAGGTATTCCGTGGGAAGGCAACTACTCCTCCTGGCTGGAGCAGAAAGATCAGCGTCTGGCGCAGGAAGCGTCTCAGGAAGCGGCGCGTCGTAAGTCTATCGAGAAAGAGCTGGAGTGGGTGCGTCAGGGCGCGAAAGGCCGTCAGTCTAAGGGCAAAGCCCGTCTGGCACGCTTCGAAGAGCTGAACAACACCGAATACCAGAAACGTAACGAAACCAACGAACTGTTTATTCCACCTGGAGCACGTCTGGGGGATAAAGTGGTTGAAGTCAGCAACCTGCGTAAGTCTTACGGCGACCGCCTGCTGATCGACGACCTGAGCTTCTCCGTACCGAAAGGCGCTATCGTCGGCATCATTGGTCCGAACGGCGCGGGTAAATCAACCCTGTTCCGCATGATGTCCGGTCAGGAACAGCCTGATAGCGGCTCAATCACCCTGGGTGAAACCGTGAAGCTGGCCTCCGTTGACCAGTTCCGTGACGCGATGGATAACAGCAAAACCGTGTGGGAAGAAGTCTCCGGCGGTCTGGATATCATGCGTATCGGCAACACCGAGATGCCAAGCCGCGCCTACGTTGGTCGCTTTAACTTTAAAGGCACCGATCAGGGCAAACGCGTGGGCGAGCTGTCCGGCGGTGAGCGCGGTCGTCTGCACCTGGCGAAGCTGCTGCAGGTGGGCGGTAACGTTCTGCTGCTCGATGAACCAACCAACGACCTGGATATCGAAACCCTGCGCGCGCTGGAAAACGCCCTGCTGGAGTTCCCGGGCTGCGCGATGGTTATCTCGCACGACCGCTGGTTCCTGGACCGTATCGCGACCCACATCCTGGACTACCAGGACGAAGGTAAAGTGGAGTTCTTCGAAGGTAACTTCACCGAATACGAAGAGTACAAGAAACGCACGCTGGGCGCCGACGCGCTGGAGCCGAAGCGTATTAAGTACAAGCGTATTGCGAAATAA
- a CDS encoding LysR family transcriptional regulator, with protein sequence MFKQLQDMALFALVAEMGSFTAAAQKAELPKSSVSQRISQLEQQVGIRLLNRTTRRISLTFAGEHYLVHCREMLAASERAEYAIQRLRENPSGRLRITCPAGIGATLLAHMNAEFQLRYPEVSLDVSISDDVVDLVEAGFDVALRTGKPQDSSLIGRMIGHCPRYMLASPDYLARRAPLTHPRQLVEHRSITHRAWSEWLLRSESEDYRYLPDNAHMTDNLVYARECAIAGAGITLLPAFLLEDKVEKGALVQVLPEWNVEGNDLWLAYPSRKLNSPALMSYIDFAMQFDEVKRYYVGG encoded by the coding sequence ATGTTTAAGCAGCTGCAGGATATGGCGCTGTTCGCGCTGGTGGCGGAGATGGGCAGCTTTACCGCGGCGGCGCAGAAAGCGGAACTGCCGAAATCCAGCGTCAGCCAGCGAATTAGCCAGCTGGAGCAGCAGGTGGGTATCCGCCTGCTCAACCGCACCACGCGCAGGATCAGCCTCACGTTTGCGGGCGAGCACTATCTGGTGCACTGCCGCGAAATGCTGGCGGCCAGCGAGCGGGCGGAGTACGCCATTCAGCGCCTGCGCGAAAACCCGAGCGGGCGGCTGCGCATCACCTGTCCGGCTGGGATTGGGGCGACGCTGCTGGCACATATGAATGCCGAGTTCCAGCTTCGCTATCCTGAGGTTTCGCTGGACGTGTCGATCTCTGATGACGTGGTGGACCTGGTCGAGGCCGGGTTTGACGTGGCGCTGCGTACCGGCAAGCCGCAGGACTCCTCCCTGATTGGCCGCATGATCGGGCACTGCCCGCGCTACATGCTGGCTTCGCCGGACTATCTGGCGCGCCGGGCGCCGCTGACGCATCCCCGTCAGCTGGTGGAGCACCGCAGCATTACGCATCGGGCGTGGTCAGAGTGGCTTCTGCGAAGCGAGAGCGAGGATTACCGCTACCTGCCGGATAACGCGCACATGACCGATAACCTGGTATACGCCCGCGAATGTGCGATTGCCGGTGCGGGGATTACGCTCCTTCCGGCTTTTTTGCTGGAAGATAAGGTCGAGAAAGGGGCGCTGGTGCAGGTACTGCCGGAGTGGAACGTTGAAGGAAACGACCTGTGGCTGGCCTATCCGAGCCGTAAGCTCAACTCACCCGCGCTGATGAGCTATATCGACTTTGCAATGCAGTTTGATGAGGTGAAGCGGTATTACGTGGGTGGGTGA